In Alosa sapidissima isolate fAloSap1 chromosome 11, fAloSap1.pri, whole genome shotgun sequence, a single window of DNA contains:
- the si:dkey-238o13.4 gene encoding uncharacterized protein si:dkey-238o13.4, translating into MSNGDRLVLALGGAGTVGSGVVKALLDRGFRVAVISRDSARLDKLKDFVSPSTKGNLITLVGNVGTEDGAEEAKQALLKLVGKVTDVVSSLGFSWWQGGPPHTQTVKELHWVIDTLLLSTFVSWKTFFPLVRDDSDCTYTFITGGAGEKILMPGTGFLTVGAASALAFCQVLREEYPDVSCKLNQVKINTGVATPERIAPGFLNHLELGEAVATLIERRNTSHTIYPVSCPADLKTVILEGNL; encoded by the exons ATGTCAAACGGGGACAGGTTGGTGTTGGCACTTGGCGGTGCAGGTACCGTGGGATCCGGGGTTGTCAAGGCACTTCTGGATAGGG GTTTCAGGGTAGCCGTGATCTCCCGCGACAGCGCCAGATTGGATAAACTCAAGGATTTTGTTTCTCCGTCCACCAAAGGCAACTTGATCACATTGGTGGGGAATGTCG GCACAGAAGATGGTGCAGAGGAGGCGAAACAAGCTCTTCTAAAACTGGTGGGGAAGGTGACAGATGTGGTGTCTTCTTTGGGCTTCAGCTGGTGGCAGGGTggaccccctcacacacagaccgTAAAAGAACTGCACTGG GTCATTGACACATTACTGCTCAGCACCTTTGTCTCATGGAAAACCTTCTTCCCTTTGGTGAGGGATGATTCTGACTGCACCTACACGTTCATTACAG GTGGTGCTGGAGAGAAGATCCTGATGCCTGGCACTGGGTTCCTGACGGTGGGAGCAGCGAGCGCTCTGGCCTTCTGTCAGGTTCTGCGGGAAGAGTACCCTGATGTCTCCTGCAAACTTAATCAG GTGAAGATCAACACGGGAGTGGCCACTCCAGAGCGCATCGCCCCTGGGTTCCTGAACCACCTGGAGCTAGGGGAGGCAGTGGCGACGCTCATCGAGAGACGGAACACCTCCCACACCATCTACCCGGTCAGCTGCCCTGCTGACCTAAAAACAGTGATCCTGGAGGGGAATCTGTAG